A region of Hydrogenobacter sp. DNA encodes the following proteins:
- a CDS encoding DHA2 family efflux MFS transporter permease subunit, protein MAWFYAFLVVLGTFLAVLGITSTNVAIPKMIAPLQTDIYGIEWVPISYIVATAITIIVFNAISARVGLKNTYIIGLALFSIGSALSGQASTLEEMIVFRFLQGMGEGLLIPSSQSILFSLFPPEKRGTAMGFYAMAVAFAPGLGPTVGGYMVEYFSWRWIFYINVPVVVILLPVAYFMLPEIGYRAKPPLNLLSFLALSVSSIAFIVFLSKGESWGWFYSTKTFLAFFTSVFFLLIFALSELTSKNTLIDYSIFKEPNYLYAIITFVTIYGFVFFQIIYLMPIYFESLRLVPTFQTGLTFLGYAFLLALFALIGGRLSDRLEPKLLLLVSQSILFLTLSVFLSHIDYYTPRWKVATYMCFIGMAMGFFFAPLTALAFKSLKPHQIPIGTALYNYARLMGASIATSIATYTLETGRAFHFDEINGIRSVLTSEYLVSFMQRISGLNAFRYKVTIGQFQDLLAGIYAVQDALRTASYICLASILLTVTFLFITNKKSE, encoded by the coding sequence ATGGCGTGGTTCTATGCTTTCTTAGTAGTTTTAGGTACTTTCTTGGCGGTGCTTGGTATAACAAGTACCAATGTAGCCATACCCAAGATGATAGCTCCTCTTCAAACGGACATATACGGTATTGAGTGGGTACCTATAAGCTACATAGTGGCTACCGCTATCACGATAATTGTTTTTAATGCAATATCCGCACGCGTAGGTCTAAAAAATACTTACATAATAGGGCTGGCACTTTTCAGCATTGGTAGTGCTCTCTCTGGTCAAGCTTCAACCCTTGAGGAGATGATAGTCTTCAGATTTCTTCAAGGAATGGGAGAAGGACTTTTGATACCTTCCTCCCAATCTATACTCTTTAGTTTATTCCCTCCAGAAAAAAGAGGAACAGCTATGGGTTTTTATGCGATGGCTGTAGCTTTCGCACCGGGACTTGGTCCTACGGTGGGCGGATATATGGTAGAGTACTTTTCATGGAGGTGGATCTTCTACATAAATGTTCCCGTAGTTGTTATTCTGTTACCTGTAGCTTATTTTATGCTACCAGAGATAGGCTACAGGGCAAAACCGCCTTTAAACCTGCTCAGTTTTTTGGCTTTGTCAGTATCTTCCATAGCTTTTATAGTGTTTCTTTCAAAAGGAGAAAGCTGGGGTTGGTTTTACTCTACCAAGACTTTTTTAGCCTTTTTTACAAGCGTATTTTTTCTTTTAATCTTTGCTCTTTCTGAACTCACATCAAAAAATACCCTTATTGATTATTCCATCTTCAAAGAACCCAACTACCTTTACGCTATAATTACCTTCGTTACAATATATGGCTTTGTATTCTTTCAAATCATATACCTCATGCCCATATACTTTGAAAGCTTAAGGTTAGTTCCTACCTTCCAAACCGGATTGACCTTTTTAGGCTATGCCTTTTTGCTCGCTCTTTTCGCCCTCATAGGTGGCAGGCTCAGTGACAGGTTAGAACCTAAGCTACTTTTACTTGTATCTCAAAGTATTCTCTTTTTGACTCTCTCTGTGTTTTTATCCCATATAGATTACTATACACCCAGATGGAAAGTTGCCACTTATATGTGTTTTATAGGTATGGCTATGGGGTTCTTTTTTGCTCCGCTGACCGCCCTTGCCTTTAAAAGCTTAAAACCTCACCAGATACCTATAGGAACAGCTCTTTACAACTATGCGAGGCTTATGGGGGCATCCATAGCAACATCCATAGCAACGTACACACTTGAAACAGGTAGAGCCTTCCACTTTGACGAAATAAACGGTATAAGATCTGTACTTACTTCCGAATACTTGGTTTCCTTTATGCAGAGAATTTCTGGGCTTAACGCTTTCAGATATAAGGTAACCATTGGGCAGTTTCAGGATTTGCTTGCCGGTATATATGCAGTACAGGATGCCCTAAGGACTGCATCTTATATATGCCTTGCAAGTATCCTTCTTACCGTAACCTTCCTTTTCATCACAAATAAAAAAAGCGAATAG
- a CDS encoding DHA2 family efflux MFS transporter permease subunit: MEEKPLHELLTLTERVMLTLSLMLGVFMAILDTTIVDIVVPRMMAPLSTDLYGVQWVITSYMTAAASGILIVETLERYFGLKKVFVSGLSLFTLASFFSGHAQFLGWMIGSRALQGLGEALIVVSAEALLFSAYPPQKRGLAMGIYGLGVSFAPALGPTLGGYITEHISWRWIFYINIPIGILNLVLALSFLPEYKPKNTYKRLNVTSFLFISLATVSLLITLSKGQQYGWWRSDLILYTSLISLFSFLLFILSELTSKKPLIEPAVFSEKEFIIALSVYFLLLGFSMYQVFYLIPLYYENLKGIDTLQTGLHILPLAFAIGLSSPIAGLLGDKKSEVFPLSIAVLTYLYSVLFLLPNFNYFTPAWEASAKMIPLGIGMGFFFAPITNLALKKLGENTTLGVSLMHYIRFVGGSFGTAIATNDLQRYMWENFHRTNEIQTTVVGLYLEKLYQHFTTEKAKALFYSIEQLYAYSDAFRSTFFTAGLWGILGSILVFYVIFEYARERAKRWRGSMLS, from the coding sequence ATGGAGGAAAAGCCCCTTCATGAACTTTTGACGCTTACAGAAAGGGTTATGCTTACGCTTTCTTTGATGCTCGGTGTATTTATGGCAATTCTGGACACCACCATAGTGGACATAGTTGTACCAAGAATGATGGCTCCGCTTAGCACGGATCTCTACGGCGTTCAATGGGTAATCACCTCATACATGACAGCTGCAGCTTCAGGTATTCTCATAGTGGAGACGTTGGAAAGATACTTCGGACTCAAAAAGGTTTTTGTCTCGGGGCTTTCCCTTTTTACCCTTGCATCCTTCTTCTCAGGACATGCACAGTTCCTCGGCTGGATGATAGGCTCAAGGGCTTTGCAAGGGTTGGGTGAAGCTCTTATAGTCGTAAGCGCAGAGGCTCTTCTCTTTAGCGCCTATCCGCCACAAAAAAGAGGTCTCGCTATGGGTATATACGGACTTGGTGTGAGTTTTGCACCAGCCTTGGGTCCTACGCTAGGAGGATACATTACGGAACATATAAGCTGGAGATGGATCTTTTACATAAATATACCCATAGGGATTTTGAACCTCGTCCTCGCACTGTCCTTCCTTCCCGAGTATAAGCCAAAAAATACGTACAAAAGGCTTAACGTCACCTCCTTCCTCTTTATATCCTTGGCCACGGTATCACTTCTGATCACTCTATCAAAAGGGCAACAGTACGGTTGGTGGAGGTCTGATCTTATTCTTTACACTTCTTTAATTTCCCTTTTCTCCTTTTTACTCTTTATACTTTCCGAACTAACTTCAAAAAAACCTCTTATAGAACCTGCTGTATTTTCTGAAAAGGAATTCATTATAGCTTTGTCCGTTTACTTTCTACTTTTGGGTTTCTCTATGTACCAGGTTTTTTATCTAATACCTCTCTATTATGAGAACTTGAAGGGCATTGACACTTTACAAACAGGCTTACACATATTACCTTTAGCTTTCGCTATAGGGCTATCATCTCCCATCGCTGGACTTTTAGGAGATAAGAAATCTGAAGTCTTTCCCCTTAGCATAGCTGTATTGACTTACCTTTATTCGGTACTCTTCCTTTTACCAAATTTCAATTACTTCACACCAGCATGGGAAGCTTCTGCGAAGATGATACCTCTCGGAATCGGCATGGGCTTTTTCTTCGCTCCCATTACTAATCTGGCTCTTAAGAAGCTTGGAGAGAACACCACACTCGGTGTTAGCTTGATGCATTACATAAGGTTCGTTGGGGGTTCCTTTGGAACTGCCATAGCAACAAATGACCTTCAAAGATATATGTGGGAGAATTTTCACAGAACTAACGAAATACAAACTACGGTTGTTGGGTTGTACCTTGAAAAACTCTACCAGCATTTTACTACAGAGAAGGCAAAAGCGTTATTCTACAGCATAGAACAGCTATATGCATACTCAGATGCTTTTCGCAGTACTTTCTTTACCGCAGGCTTGTGGGGAATCCTTGGCTCTATTTTGGTCTTTTACGTAATTTTTGAGTACGCAAGAGAGAGGGCAAAAAGATGGCGTGGTTCTATGCTTTCTTAG
- a CDS encoding HlyD family efflux transporter periplasmic adaptor subunit has product MKRKIGIVTIVILLIIFSFLAFKWIKHRIDYAVTDAVFVKADELSNVGFQKVSGRVIKLYKDLGDKVKKGEVIAELDPTDYALNVQNIKAKIESLEATKEQLKIQLARTSEELNINYSMSELSASEVEKKKQALQKQLAQVQAQLQLAKRDKDRYENLLQQGVIPRRTYEEADTRYKVLKEQEESLKKNLEEIAISHERSLKGINLSRIAFLKEKELQAQIVSIEKEIESLKRQEEIAENDLLNTKLIAPFDGIVAKRYVSVGDVVGPGSPIYALVKPNSMYVEVLLEESKLKGVQKGCIAYVRLDAYPDKIFEGVVEEISPASAATFALVPRDVSAGEFTKVVQRIPVKIRITKGDVSLMRVGMGGEVEIKRVK; this is encoded by the coding sequence ATGAAGCGTAAGATAGGCATAGTTACGATTGTTATCCTTCTTATTATCTTTTCTTTTCTCGCTTTCAAGTGGATAAAGCATAGGATAGACTATGCTGTTACTGACGCTGTCTTTGTGAAAGCCGATGAGCTTTCCAATGTAGGTTTTCAGAAGGTATCAGGAAGAGTAATAAAACTTTATAAAGATCTTGGCGATAAGGTGAAAAAAGGTGAAGTCATAGCTGAGCTTGATCCCACCGATTACGCACTTAACGTTCAGAACATAAAGGCAAAAATAGAGAGTCTGGAGGCTACAAAAGAGCAACTAAAAATACAGCTTGCAAGAACCTCTGAGGAGCTGAACATAAATTACTCAATGTCGGAGCTTTCCGCAAGTGAGGTAGAAAAGAAAAAGCAAGCATTGCAGAAACAGCTGGCACAAGTTCAAGCACAACTTCAGCTTGCAAAGAGAGACAAAGACAGATATGAAAATCTCTTACAGCAAGGTGTTATACCAAGAAGGACTTACGAAGAGGCAGATACCAGATACAAGGTTCTAAAAGAGCAAGAGGAGAGCTTAAAAAAGAATCTTGAGGAGATAGCCATAAGTCACGAAAGGAGTCTTAAAGGAATAAATTTGTCACGAATAGCCTTTCTCAAGGAAAAAGAGCTACAGGCACAGATAGTATCCATAGAAAAGGAGATAGAAAGTCTTAAAAGGCAGGAAGAAATAGCAGAAAATGATCTTCTAAATACAAAACTCATCGCACCCTTTGATGGTATAGTGGCAAAGCGCTACGTAAGCGTAGGTGATGTAGTAGGTCCTGGCAGCCCCATATACGCTCTCGTCAAACCTAATTCCATGTATGTGGAGGTACTTCTGGAGGAATCCAAGTTAAAAGGTGTTCAGAAAGGATGTATAGCTTACGTGAGACTTGATGCTTATCCGGACAAGATTTTTGAGGGTGTGGTGGAAGAAATAAGTCCTGCATCTGCAGCTACCTTTGCTTTAGTCCCGCGTGATGTTTCAGCAGGCGAGTTCACAAAGGTGGTTCAAAGGATACCAGTTAAGATAAGAATAACTAAAGGCGATGTGTCTTTGATGAGGGTTGGTATGGGAGGCGAAGTGGAGATAAAAAGGGTAAAGTGA
- a CDS encoding TolC family protein — protein sequence MKLFIFFLTFSFAFSLTIEEAVQSAMENNPELRAYKHAVNSAFYTKKADENLYLPSFFLNLSFNKLSNKQSLNIPPFGPFPPLSIESAKQNYRTFNAGLRETIYDGGAREGKLSISSSEVRLQEDLYGEKKEDIKLQVIKAYLDVLSSKDIIDVYKKQLEAVRSQYERAKAFYKEGLVAITDVLQAQVRLAEVQRDLRKAEGDYSVALANLSKLTGIQEDKIREIKAPQLMERPIPNLEELYQEALQNRFIVRAYSEKVYQAKKLQDIEKSKYLPKIFLQTEYTYSDQNPVITPKGVYTLSAGLNFEFQSFEPYYRLLSRAEDERRARWELENVKENVKLEVKKAYEDLLTAKDNLRVAEDTLKYAEEFYRLSEEQYKNQIISSTDLLLAEASLTQARKNKVISYYEYLKAYYELIRAVGGEK from the coding sequence ATGAAGCTCTTTATCTTTTTTCTCACCTTTTCTTTCGCTTTCTCTTTGACTATTGAAGAAGCTGTCCAGAGTGCTATGGAAAACAATCCGGAGCTTAGAGCATACAAACACGCTGTCAACTCAGCCTTTTATACAAAAAAGGCTGACGAAAACCTTTATCTTCCGAGTTTTTTCCTAAACCTATCTTTTAACAAGTTATCAAACAAGCAAAGCCTGAATATACCACCCTTCGGACCTTTTCCACCTCTTTCCATAGAGTCCGCAAAACAGAATTACAGAACATTTAATGCGGGACTGAGGGAAACAATTTATGATGGCGGAGCAAGAGAAGGAAAATTGAGTATATCCTCCTCAGAGGTAAGACTTCAAGAAGACTTATACGGTGAGAAGAAGGAAGATATAAAACTGCAGGTTATAAAAGCCTACCTTGATGTGCTTTCAAGCAAGGATATCATTGATGTCTATAAAAAACAGCTTGAAGCGGTGAGATCCCAGTACGAACGTGCAAAGGCTTTTTATAAGGAAGGACTCGTAGCGATCACCGATGTACTTCAGGCACAGGTAAGGCTTGCAGAAGTTCAAAGGGATCTTAGGAAAGCGGAGGGAGACTACAGTGTTGCATTGGCAAATCTTTCAAAACTTACAGGTATACAGGAGGATAAGATAAGGGAGATTAAAGCACCGCAATTGATGGAGCGCCCTATACCAAATCTTGAAGAGCTTTACCAAGAGGCTCTTCAAAACAGGTTTATAGTTCGCGCATATTCGGAAAAGGTTTACCAAGCTAAGAAGCTTCAAGACATAGAGAAGAGCAAGTACCTTCCTAAAATATTCCTGCAGACTGAGTACACCTATTCGGATCAAAATCCCGTTATCACACCGAAGGGTGTCTATACACTATCCGCAGGACTCAACTTTGAGTTCCAATCTTTTGAACCTTACTACAGATTGTTAAGTAGGGCTGAAGATGAAAGGAGAGCAAGGTGGGAGCTTGAAAACGTAAAAGAGAATGTGAAGTTGGAAGTTAAAAAGGCTTACGAAGACCTACTAACAGCTAAGGATAATTTGCGCGTTGCTGAAGATACCCTAAAGTACGCTGAGGAGTTTTACCGGCTCTCTGAAGAGCAGTATAAGAACCAGATCATAAGCTCTACGGATCTTTTACTTGCTGAGGCGAGCCTCACCCAAGCGAGAAAGAATAAAGTGATCTCTTATTACGAGTATTTAAAAGCATACTACGAACTTATTCGCGCTGTAGGAGGAGAGAAATGA
- a CDS encoding TetR/AcrR family transcriptional regulator, which yields METKEKLLNSAKKLFSERGYYETRVSDIVADAGLSQGTFYLYFKSKEDIFKELVKNMSQKIVKILKEYASKEDNVEDIIKNSTLDFFKIMYEEKPIAYIFLFQLVATNEEFRKLYFEKNKKVRELLRIIVEKGVKSGVFSYKNTENIVNIFMGYVRIVYLEYLLKDNVDLKDILSLVSEGIDVILKGVKG from the coding sequence ATGGAGACAAAGGAAAAACTGCTCAACTCAGCCAAAAAACTTTTTTCCGAGAGAGGTTATTACGAAACTAGGGTATCGGATATAGTCGCTGATGCGGGTCTTTCTCAAGGAACTTTTTATTTATACTTTAAGAGCAAGGAAGATATATTCAAGGAACTTGTTAAGAACATGTCCCAAAAAATTGTAAAAATATTAAAAGAATACGCTTCAAAAGAGGACAATGTGGAGGATATAATAAAAAACTCAACCCTTGATTTTTTTAAGATCATGTACGAGGAAAAACCTATAGCCTACATATTCCTCTTTCAGCTCGTGGCTACAAACGAAGAGTTTAGAAAGCTTTACTTTGAAAAGAACAAAAAGGTCAGAGAGCTTCTAAGGATCATAGTGGAAAAGGGTGTAAAGAGTGGCGTGTTTTCGTACAAAAATACGGAAAATATAGTAAACATTTTTATGGGATACGTAAGGATAGTTTATCTTGAATACTTACTCAAGGATAACGTAGATCTTAAGGACATACTTTCCTTAGTGAGTGAAGGTATAGATGTGATCTTAAAGGGGGTAAAAGGATGA
- a CDS encoding TolC family protein, with the protein MRYLLIILLSACVSWSITLEEALNLALKNNTQLRLSELDLKRVEEDIKKARAGILPQVSVSYSYTRLDSSLAFGFTPRERQSYIFQLNQSIFDKAVFDAIKLSKLTKDLQSYVLEDVKRTVENQTKQIFYALLYKKEVVKLYEDNLNYWEENYRLTDAQYRAGIVPVVNLMRSKAQLETAKAQYQQALSDYKKSLEDFKAYLRLDKDVDPEGNLQFLPFEDNYQILKKSLLERNSTLLVAKKSLDVYAKRIDVAKDAYFPNLSGFVTYQGSTGRRSLSGGTEWIRGYTFGFQFNYNLFDGFQREANIAQANIDYLKQKETYIDTLYTQDAQLRKTLEDIESLKMQIKAVESSLEASKEALRLSTERYKYGVTNQLEVLDARNNYNQTLQNYYLLLYQYMSDIAIIERLTR; encoded by the coding sequence ATGAGGTACTTACTTATTATTCTTTTATCCGCTTGCGTAAGTTGGTCCATAACTTTGGAGGAAGCTTTAAACTTAGCTCTTAAGAATAACACACAGTTGAGGCTTTCTGAACTTGATCTCAAAAGGGTGGAAGAAGACATAAAAAAAGCTAGAGCTGGAATACTTCCGCAGGTTAGCGTATCTTACTCTTACACGAGATTGGACTCTTCCTTAGCCTTCGGTTTTACCCCTCGAGAAAGGCAGTCATATATCTTTCAGTTAAATCAGAGCATATTTGATAAGGCTGTATTTGACGCTATAAAACTATCAAAACTTACAAAAGATCTGCAAAGTTATGTTCTGGAAGATGTAAAAAGGACTGTAGAAAACCAAACCAAACAGATCTTTTACGCTCTCCTTTACAAGAAGGAAGTGGTAAAACTTTACGAAGACAATCTGAATTACTGGGAAGAGAATTATAGGCTTACGGATGCTCAATACAGGGCTGGAATTGTGCCTGTTGTCAACTTGATGAGAAGTAAAGCACAGCTTGAGACCGCAAAGGCTCAATATCAGCAAGCGCTCTCAGACTACAAAAAGTCTTTGGAGGACTTTAAAGCCTATCTGAGACTTGATAAAGACGTGGATCCCGAAGGAAATCTCCAATTTTTACCTTTTGAGGATAATTACCAGATACTCAAAAAGTCTCTCCTTGAGAGAAATTCTACTTTGCTTGTAGCTAAAAAGAGTCTTGATGTTTACGCAAAACGCATAGATGTTGCAAAGGACGCATACTTTCCCAACCTCTCAGGTTTTGTCACGTATCAGGGAAGTACTGGAAGGCGCAGTTTATCTGGAGGCACTGAGTGGATAAGGGGTTATACCTTTGGCTTTCAATTCAATTATAATCTCTTTGATGGCTTCCAGAGAGAAGCGAACATAGCGCAGGCTAACATAGATTACCTCAAACAAAAAGAAACTTATATAGATACTCTATACACTCAAGACGCGCAACTAAGGAAGACTCTTGAGGACATAGAATCTTTAAAGATGCAGATAAAAGCGGTAGAAAGTTCCTTAGAAGCGTCGAAGGAAGCTTTAAGACTATCTACGGAAAGGTACAAATACGGAGTTACAAATCAACTTGAGGTTCTTGATGCAAGGAATAACTACAATCAGACACTTCAAAATTACTACCTGTTGCTTTATCAGTACATGAGTGACATAGCAATTATAGAAAGGTTAACGAGGTGA
- a CDS encoding efflux RND transporter periplasmic adaptor subunit, whose translation MFRLLLIMLFVFLAGCGKEENPQIKQENIQISVYRVKPESVEVFYTTNGYFESIKDVTLRPEVSGRVLRLFVDEGYWVSAGQPLLQIDPSDYENTLRQIQANLTQAKANYENQKAIYERRKFLYEKDLISKEDFENAGTQMKVYEDQVKALEAQLKNAQLQLSRTVLKAPFSGYIAQKFVNIGDYVTPQSQTFRLVTLDPIKVVFQVPQEILPNLRIGSSVYLDVEGAGKYQGEINFISPSADTNRMITIKALVKNPKKEIKPNMYTQVHIPTASAIAFKIPETAVVLVGNQKVVWKVVGEKVIPVKVDIIKQEEGYIYAKADLKEGDAVAVENAYLLNQTSKVRVK comes from the coding sequence ATGTTCCGACTGCTTTTGATAATGCTGTTTGTATTTTTAGCGGGTTGCGGTAAAGAGGAAAATCCTCAAATTAAGCAGGAGAATATTCAGATAAGCGTTTATAGGGTAAAGCCGGAAAGCGTGGAGGTTTTTTACACAACAAACGGATACTTTGAAAGCATAAAGGATGTTACTCTAAGACCTGAAGTGAGTGGAAGAGTACTCAGGCTATTTGTGGATGAAGGGTACTGGGTGAGTGCGGGTCAGCCTCTTCTACAAATAGATCCTTCGGACTACGAGAATACACTCAGACAGATACAAGCTAACCTTACACAAGCAAAGGCAAACTATGAAAATCAAAAAGCTATTTACGAGAGGCGAAAGTTTCTATACGAGAAAGACCTAATATCTAAGGAGGATTTTGAAAATGCAGGCACGCAGATGAAGGTGTATGAAGATCAGGTAAAGGCGCTGGAAGCACAGCTTAAAAACGCACAGCTACAGCTTTCAAGAACTGTTTTGAAAGCCCCCTTTTCCGGATATATAGCGCAGAAATTTGTGAATATAGGTGATTATGTGACTCCCCAATCACAAACTTTCAGACTTGTAACCCTTGACCCTATAAAGGTTGTCTTTCAAGTACCTCAGGAAATTTTGCCAAATCTTAGAATAGGATCATCCGTATATCTGGACGTGGAGGGTGCGGGTAAGTATCAGGGAGAGATAAACTTTATATCACCTTCCGCAGATACAAACAGAATGATAACCATCAAAGCTTTAGTGAAAAACCCAAAGAAGGAAATAAAACCTAATATGTATACACAAGTACATATACCCACGGCTTCCGCTATAGCTTTCAAGATACCAGAAACCGCGGTAGTACTTGTGGGAAACCAGAAGGTTGTGTGGAAAGTGGTAGGTGAGAAGGTAATCCCTGTAAAGGTGGATATAATAAAGCAGGAAGAGGGATACATCTACGCAAAGGCTGATCTCAAAGAGGGAGACGCCGTAGCGGTTGAAAACGCCTATCTTCTTAACCAAACGAGTAAAGTGAGGGTAAAATGA